Proteins encoded by one window of Salvia splendens isolate huo1 chromosome 14, SspV2, whole genome shotgun sequence:
- the LOC121763560 gene encoding mitochondrial import inner membrane translocase subunit Tim9-like: protein MDKTMLGDLDALPEADKLRMSSMIDQLQIRDSLRMYNTLVERCFTDCVDTFRRKTLDKQEETCVRRCAEKFLKHSMRVGMRFAELNQGAATQD, encoded by the exons ATGGACAAAACTATGCTTGGAGATTTGGACGCTCTTCCTGAGGCAGACAAGCTCCGAATGTCTTCCATGATCGACCAGCTCCAAATCCGCGACAG TTTAAGGATGTATAATACACTGGTGGAGAGATGTTTCACTGACTGTGTCGACACATTCCGGCGCAAAACTCTTGATAAACAAGAAGAGACTTGTGTTCGCAGATGTGCAGAGAAGTTCTTGAAGCACTCTATGCGCGTCGGCATGAGATTCGCAGAGCTGAACCAAGGTGCTGCCACACAAGACTAA